A DNA window from Maribellus comscasis contains the following coding sequences:
- a CDS encoding LytR/AlgR family response regulator transcription factor, giving the protein MKVLLFEDEKHTAQRLVQLLKKYDADIKVLDVIGSVKEGIQWYRKNPLPDLVFQDILLNDGNCFEIFDDVKVKVPVIFTTAYNEYALRSFNVNSIDYIVKPYDYQDIKMALDKFRSFREMFLPPENDLLKKIVFPEAAEVKRRFLVKVGDRYRSVKSEDIAWFLFDEGVTFAVTFENSKFPVNHSIEQLSGLLDSRFFFQINRKYIINIESIRNIHTWFNSRFKIEMVPKPDEDIIVSRERAKDFKLWLDQ; this is encoded by the coding sequence ATGAAAGTTTTACTGTTTGAAGATGAAAAACATACGGCGCAGCGCCTTGTTCAGTTGCTGAAAAAATACGATGCTGATATAAAAGTGCTTGATGTTATCGGGTCGGTAAAAGAAGGTATTCAGTGGTACAGGAAAAATCCGCTTCCTGATTTGGTTTTCCAGGATATTTTGCTGAACGACGGAAATTGTTTTGAGATTTTTGATGACGTAAAAGTTAAGGTTCCGGTTATTTTTACCACTGCGTACAATGAATATGCACTTCGTTCTTTTAATGTTAATAGTATCGATTACATTGTAAAACCTTATGATTACCAGGATATAAAAATGGCTCTTGACAAATTTCGCAGTTTTAGGGAGATGTTTCTTCCTCCGGAAAACGATCTGTTAAAAAAGATTGTATTTCCGGAAGCAGCTGAAGTAAAAAGGCGTTTTCTCGTTAAAGTTGGTGATAGGTATCGCTCTGTAAAAAGCGAGGACATTGCCTGGTTTTTGTTTGATGAAGGCGTGACTTTTGCTGTCACATTTGAGAATTCAAAATTCCCGGTAAATCATTCCATTGAGCAGCTTTCCGGATTACTTGATTCCCGTTTTTTTTTCCAAATTAACCGGAAATACATTATAAATATTGAATCTATTCGCAACATTCACACATGGTTTAACAGTCGTTTCAAAATTGAAATGGTACCAAAACCCGATGAAGATATAATCGTAAGTCGTGAGCGTGCCAAAGATTTTAAACTGTGGCTCGATCAGTAA
- a CDS encoding polyprenyl synthetase family protein → MFTFEELLEKINTEIQKRTQELRKKEPLRLYEPVDYTLEMGGKRLRPVLVLLSYNLFSEDVSKAIPAALGIEVFHNFTLLHDDIMDKADVRRNRPTVHKKFSENGAILSGDAMAFLAYEYLLEIESARITDVARLFSKTALEVCEGQQLDMDFETRLDVTEEEYLEMIRLKTAVLLACSLKTGALLADAPEEMAKKLYDFGINLGLAFQLQDDMLDTFGNQETFGKKIGGDILANKKTFLLIKAIEMANSEQSERLHYWINKEDFIPEQKVKEVIAIYNQIGVQQQIRKKIDSFYLHSLEILDELKVSEDLKNPLKSLSNKMLQRVF, encoded by the coding sequence ATGTTTACATTTGAAGAGTTACTTGAGAAAATAAATACCGAAATTCAGAAACGCACGCAGGAACTCAGGAAGAAAGAACCGTTGAGACTTTACGAACCTGTTGATTACACGCTCGAAATGGGTGGTAAGCGTCTGCGGCCGGTTTTGGTTTTGCTCAGTTACAATTTATTTTCTGAAGATGTTTCAAAGGCAATCCCGGCTGCTCTCGGAATCGAGGTCTTTCATAATTTTACGCTTTTGCACGACGATATTATGGACAAAGCCGATGTGCGGAGAAACAGGCCGACAGTTCATAAAAAATTCAGCGAGAACGGCGCCATTTTATCGGGCGATGCCATGGCTTTTTTAGCCTACGAATACTTGCTCGAAATTGAATCGGCAAGAATTACTGATGTTGCCCGTTTGTTCTCCAAAACGGCACTTGAAGTTTGCGAAGGACAGCAGCTTGATATGGATTTTGAAACTCGTCTGGATGTTACTGAAGAAGAATATCTGGAAATGATACGGTTAAAAACGGCAGTTTTACTGGCTTGTAGTTTAAAAACAGGTGCGTTGCTGGCTGATGCTCCGGAGGAAATGGCCAAAAAACTATATGACTTTGGGATCAATTTGGGCCTGGCTTTTCAACTGCAGGACGATATGCTGGATACGTTTGGAAACCAGGAGACTTTTGGAAAAAAAATAGGGGGCGATATCCTGGCCAATAAAAAGACCTTCCTGCTGATAAAAGCGATTGAAATGGCAAATTCGGAACAATCAGAGAGACTGCACTATTGGATAAATAAAGAGGATTTTATTCCTGAACAAAAAGTAAAGGAAGTTATAGCCATTTATAATCAGATTGGTGTTCAGCAACAGATCCGGAAAAAAATAGATTCATTTTATCTGCATTCACTGGAAATTCTGGATGAGCTTAAAGTATCTGAGGATCTTAAAAATCCGCTTAAAAGCCTGAGTAATAAAATGCTTCAACGTGTTTTTTAA
- a CDS encoding SDR family NAD(P)-dependent oxidoreductase translates to MNIEKYTLITGASAGLGKELALECAGRSKNLILTALPGESIKRFGLKLSLQFNIQVKTFETDLTEFGAVEQFVQNIGDFEIEILINNAGVGGTKSFLEAKTEYIDQIVLLNMRALVLLTHLLLPVLRRQSRAYILNIASMASFGPMPFKTVYPASKAFVYSFSRGLGAELRGTGVVVSVAHPGGMRTNAEVTQRIESHSRLIRSTTLETRLVAKICMRKLLKGDELIIPGFMNKLSWLVFKIVPVWMRLRIMRSSLQREINASNQMAGGALK, encoded by the coding sequence ATGAACATTGAAAAATATACACTGATTACCGGCGCCAGCGCAGGTTTGGGAAAGGAACTGGCTTTGGAATGTGCAGGTAGGAGCAAAAACCTGATTTTAACGGCTCTGCCCGGCGAGAGCATTAAACGTTTCGGACTAAAGTTGTCTTTACAGTTTAATATTCAGGTGAAAACATTTGAAACTGACCTGACTGAGTTTGGGGCAGTTGAACAGTTTGTACAAAATATTGGTGATTTTGAAATTGAAATTTTAATAAATAACGCCGGTGTGGGCGGTACAAAATCGTTCTTGGAAGCTAAAACCGAATATATTGATCAGATTGTATTATTGAATATGCGGGCCTTGGTTTTGTTGACACACCTGCTTCTCCCCGTTTTGAGAAGACAATCCAGAGCGTATATTCTGAATATTGCGAGTATGGCTTCTTTTGGGCCGATGCCGTTTAAAACCGTTTATCCGGCTTCAAAGGCATTTGTATATTCATTTTCACGTGGATTGGGAGCTGAACTGAGAGGAACAGGAGTGGTCGTGAGTGTTGCCCATCCCGGGGGAATGCGGACAAATGCTGAAGTTACACAGCGGATTGAAAGTCACAGTCGCTTAATCCGCAGTACAACGCTTGAAACCCGGCTGGTAGCCAAAATATGTATGCGCAAACTTTTAAAAGGAGATGAGCTGATTATTCCTGGATTTATGAACAAATTGAGCTGGCTGGTTTTCAAAATAGTGCCGGTGTGGATGAGACTCAGAATAATGAGATCTTCTCTTCAAAGGGAAATAAATGCTTCAAACCAAATGGCAGGAGGAGCATTAAAATGA
- a CDS encoding DUF2062 domain-containing protein has translation MKTETVKRNGVKRLFSLKGEPKVVAKGFALGSFVGMLPFPGFQIIISATLASFFRLNKTAAIAGVFNTNLATGVFVFAFNYWLGKKILGIESAFQMPEKIGIGFARTIFEAGSDVFLSLLLGGFITGIFAMILGYYISLTLLTRKIKSPDEH, from the coding sequence ATGAAAACAGAAACTGTAAAACGGAATGGAGTAAAACGGCTGTTCTCTTTAAAAGGTGAACCCAAAGTGGTTGCCAAAGGATTTGCTCTTGGGTCGTTTGTGGGGATGTTGCCTTTTCCGGGGTTCCAAATAATAATTTCTGCAACACTGGCTTCTTTTTTCCGCCTGAACAAAACCGCAGCCATTGCCGGGGTTTTTAATACAAATCTGGCAACCGGAGTTTTTGTTTTTGCGTTTAATTACTGGCTCGGCAAAAAGATTCTTGGAATAGAATCAGCATTTCAGATGCCGGAAAAGATTGGGATTGGTTTTGCCAGGACCATTTTTGAGGCTGGTTCCGATGTATTTCTGTCATTGTTGCTGGGAGGATTTATCACCGGAATTTTTGCTATGATTCTTGGATATTATATTTCTCTCACCCTGTTAACCCGAAAAATAAAATCCCCTGATGAACATTGA
- the atpC gene encoding ATP synthase F1 subunit epsilon — MFIEIITPDKKVFEGEVKLVQLPGSKGGFEILKNHAPIISTLKKGTIKVVEENGKEQLFEVDGGVVENKANKIIVLVESV; from the coding sequence ATGTTTATTGAAATTATTACACCCGACAAAAAGGTTTTTGAAGGCGAGGTAAAACTCGTTCAACTTCCAGGAAGTAAAGGAGGTTTTGAGATATTGAAAAATCACGCACCCATCATTTCTACTTTGAAAAAGGGAACCATAAAAGTGGTTGAGGAAAATGGGAAAGAACAGCTCTTTGAAGTCGATGGTGGAGTAGTAGAAAACAAGGCAAATAAAATCATTGTGTTGGTGGAATCGGTCTAA
- the atpD gene encoding F0F1 ATP synthase subunit beta, whose product MAKNIGKIIQVIGPVVDVSFEQVGSELPSIYDALEVVREGKDSLIIECQQHIGENQIRCIAMDATDGLRRGMDVVSTGSPITMPKGEVSLGRLLNVVGDAIDGLEQLPKEGLNIHNEPPKYEELTTETEVLYTGIKVIDLIEPYAKGGKIGLFGGAGVGKTVLIQELINNIALAHSGLSVFAGVGERTREGNDLLREMIEANIVDYGEEFKESMEKGSWDLSKVDNEKIKKSKLAMVFGQMNEPPGARARVALSGLTIAESLRDGDGSKGGGRDILFFVDNIFRFTQAGSEVSALLGRMPSAVGYQPTLATEMGVMQERITSTKNGSITSVQAVYVPADDLTDPAPATTFAHLDATTVLSRKISELGIYPAVDPLDSSSRILTPEIVGQEHYKCAQDVIMLLQRYTELQDIIAILGMDELSEEDKLVVHRARRVQRFLSQPFFVASAFTGLDGKLVSIEDTIKGFNMIMNGEVDKYPEAAFNLVGTIEEAIEKGERMLADN is encoded by the coding sequence ATGGCTAAAAACATTGGTAAAATCATCCAGGTTATTGGTCCTGTGGTGGATGTTAGTTTCGAACAGGTAGGTAGCGAACTCCCCAGTATTTACGATGCATTGGAAGTAGTTAGAGAAGGCAAGGATAGTTTAATTATCGAGTGCCAGCAGCACATTGGTGAAAACCAGATTCGTTGTATTGCAATGGATGCGACCGACGGGCTGAGAAGGGGGATGGATGTAGTTTCAACCGGAAGCCCGATAACTATGCCGAAAGGAGAGGTTTCTTTGGGACGTTTGCTTAACGTTGTCGGAGATGCTATCGACGGATTGGAACAGTTGCCAAAAGAAGGTTTAAATATTCATAACGAACCACCAAAATACGAAGAGCTTACTACCGAAACTGAAGTTCTTTACACCGGGATAAAAGTAATTGACCTTATTGAGCCCTATGCAAAAGGAGGAAAGATTGGTTTGTTTGGAGGTGCCGGTGTTGGAAAAACCGTTTTGATTCAGGAGTTGATTAATAATATTGCTCTTGCACACAGTGGTCTTTCTGTATTTGCCGGAGTGGGAGAACGTACCCGTGAAGGAAACGACCTTTTAAGGGAGATGATTGAAGCCAATATTGTTGATTATGGCGAAGAATTCAAAGAATCCATGGAAAAAGGAAGTTGGGATCTCTCCAAAGTTGACAACGAAAAAATTAAAAAATCAAAACTGGCCATGGTTTTTGGGCAGATGAACGAACCGCCGGGAGCCCGTGCCCGAGTGGCTTTATCGGGATTAACAATTGCTGAAAGCTTGCGCGACGGCGATGGTTCAAAAGGTGGCGGTCGTGATATTCTGTTTTTTGTTGATAATATTTTCCGTTTTACTCAGGCAGGCTCCGAGGTGTCTGCACTTTTGGGAAGGATGCCTTCGGCAGTAGGTTACCAGCCAACGCTGGCTACTGAAATGGGGGTGATGCAGGAACGGATTACCTCAACCAAAAACGGTTCTATTACATCGGTTCAGGCAGTTTATGTACCTGCCGACGACTTAACTGACCCGGCACCGGCAACAACATTTGCCCACCTTGATGCAACGACTGTATTAAGCCGTAAAATTTCAGAGCTTGGAATCTATCCTGCAGTTGATCCGCTGGATTCATCCTCAAGAATTTTAACTCCTGAAATTGTTGGGCAGGAACATTACAAGTGCGCACAAGATGTAATTATGTTGCTTCAGCGATATACTGAATTGCAGGATATAATTGCAATCCTGGGTATGGATGAACTTTCGGAAGAAGATAAACTGGTGGTTCACCGTGCACGTCGCGTACAACGTTTCTTGTCGCAGCCATTCTTTGTTGCTTCTGCATTTACAGGGCTCGACGGAAAACTGGTTTCAATAGAAGATACTATTAAAGGTTTCAATATGATTATGAATGGTGAAGTGGACAAATATCCGGAAGCTGCATTCAATTTGGTTGGAACCATTGAAGAAGCGATTGAAAAAGGCGAACGCATGTTGGCCGATAATTAA
- a CDS encoding glycosyltransferase family 9 protein produces the protein MGKIKYLIIRFSSIGDIVLTTPVIRGLKQQVDNAEIHYVTKNKHASIVRSNPFIDKVHVLDENINDLLDELEKEQLDYIIDLHQNFRSNRIKSRLKLPAFSFEKLNFKKFLMIQFKINRLPERHIVDRYLDTVSVFDVQNDEQGLDFFIPEKEQFDKNKLPKFFQKSFLVFVIAGTYFTKRLPVSKKVEICNAVDFPIILLGGQNEIHEATEVDSETGENVLNLVGKLSLNESASLVRAAKLVLANDTGLMHIATAFKKKILSFWGNTVPEFGMYPYQAHPDSKIIEVKDLKCRPCSKLGFDKCPKKHFNCMNQIEVQKAVQWIKENY, from the coding sequence ATGGGGAAAATTAAATACCTTATCATACGATTTAGTTCAATTGGCGACATTGTTTTAACAACACCAGTAATCCGTGGGCTAAAACAGCAGGTAGATAATGCAGAAATTCATTATGTTACCAAAAATAAACATGCTTCTATTGTTCGCTCAAATCCGTTCATCGACAAAGTTCATGTGTTGGATGAAAATATCAATGACTTATTGGATGAGCTTGAAAAAGAGCAACTGGATTATATTATTGATCTTCACCAGAATTTTAGAAGTAACCGGATAAAAAGTCGTTTAAAATTGCCTGCTTTTTCTTTTGAGAAACTCAATTTTAAGAAGTTTTTGATGATTCAGTTTAAAATCAACCGTTTGCCCGAGAGGCATATCGTTGATCGGTATTTGGATACAGTTTCGGTTTTTGATGTGCAGAATGACGAACAGGGGCTTGATTTTTTTATTCCTGAAAAAGAGCAGTTTGACAAAAACAAGCTACCAAAGTTTTTTCAAAAGAGTTTTTTGGTTTTTGTAATTGCCGGCACCTATTTTACAAAGAGGCTTCCTGTTTCCAAAAAAGTAGAAATTTGTAATGCCGTTGATTTTCCGATAATTCTTCTTGGAGGCCAGAACGAAATTCATGAGGCAACCGAAGTGGATTCAGAAACCGGCGAAAACGTATTAAATCTTGTTGGAAAGTTAAGTTTAAATGAATCTGCATCGTTGGTTCGTGCTGCCAAACTGGTTCTTGCAAACGACACCGGGCTGATGCATATTGCCACTGCTTTTAAAAAGAAAATATTATCATTTTGGGGAAATACCGTTCCCGAATTTGGTATGTATCCTTACCAGGCTCACCCCGATTCTAAGATTATCGAAGTTAAAGATTTAAAGTGCAGGCCCTGTTCAAAACTAGGGTTTGATAAATGTCCCAAAAAGCATTTTAATTGTATGAATCAGATAGAAGTGCAGAAAGCAGTTCAGTGGATAAAAGAGAATTACTAA
- a CDS encoding NAD-dependent epimerase/dehydratase family protein, which translates to MKVLVTGANGLLGSHIVRELLNRKFDVRAMVRKGSNLEALKGLNCEFFKGRITNKTDVEKAVKDCDYAIHAAARTTQTPSQLEAFYKINVQSTKLLFEACVKYKITRFVFVSTANCFGNGTKVFPGNEKNPFPLWLKSSGYAYSKLLAQEMVLNKSGQYELDTVVVNPTFLIGENDVKPSSGEIFFHVVNKRFVFYPPGGKNFVDAKSVAGGVVNAMLKGKKRESYLLAGENLSYVDFFKTVMRITQQNPLLIPVPSWFLKLLGYGGDLLEKWFKVPVQLTSTNAKMICTGNYYSAEKAIKEIDFEVIPLQQSLEKAILWFQKNN; encoded by the coding sequence ATGAAGGTACTGGTTACTGGTGCAAATGGTTTGCTGGGGTCGCACATCGTTCGTGAATTACTCAACCGGAAATTCGATGTGCGGGCAATGGTACGAAAAGGAAGCAACCTGGAGGCCCTGAAAGGATTAAATTGCGAATTTTTTAAGGGGCGGATAACAAACAAAACAGATGTGGAAAAGGCAGTAAAGGATTGTGACTATGCTATTCATGCTGCGGCCCGGACGACACAAACGCCATCGCAACTCGAAGCTTTTTATAAAATCAACGTCCAAAGTACAAAACTTCTGTTTGAAGCCTGTGTAAAATACAAGATCACGCGTTTTGTTTTTGTAAGTACGGCAAACTGTTTTGGCAATGGCACAAAAGTTTTTCCGGGAAATGAAAAGAATCCGTTTCCTTTGTGGCTAAAAAGCTCGGGTTATGCGTACAGCAAATTATTAGCACAGGAAATGGTTTTAAATAAATCCGGTCAATATGAACTTGATACAGTAGTTGTAAATCCAACTTTTCTGATAGGCGAAAACGATGTAAAACCCAGTAGCGGAGAAATTTTTTTTCATGTTGTAAACAAGCGGTTTGTATTCTACCCGCCGGGTGGAAAAAATTTTGTTGACGCAAAATCAGTTGCGGGAGGTGTTGTAAATGCAATGCTGAAGGGCAAAAAAAGGGAGAGTTATCTTTTAGCGGGCGAAAATCTTTCTTATGTTGATTTTTTTAAAACGGTTATGAGAATTACGCAGCAAAATCCTTTGTTAATACCTGTCCCCTCGTGGTTTTTAAAACTATTGGGTTATGGTGGCGACCTGCTTGAAAAATGGTTTAAAGTTCCGGTTCAGTTAACAAGTACAAATGCAAAAATGATATGTACCGGGAATTATTATTCAGCAGAAAAAGCAATTAAAGAGATTGATTTTGAAGTGATTCCGCTGCAACAATCATTGGAAAAAGCTATCTTGTGGTTTCAAAAAAATAATTAG
- a CDS encoding sensor histidine kinase gives MNRIRKFWLRFWVVFLIQIVIKSFDQSFPHGPFEVNIRSLVFTLFFLAYGLLIWWIADFLNDYFHHLTKSLKKEVNRIVILTSLHGILGFVLSASLNHLYRLGDVYLFGNAENWNQIALLNPELTVALTSLYLLILGFDGYFETQRNLQSEKLKAQELEKENLLAQYKALKAQIEPHFLFNSLSVLSSLVYEDADLSADFIVKMSKTLRYIIEKNEFHLVKLSEELDFLDSYYFLIKTRLDNGVFLETRLTKSFIENTYIPPVTLQLLVENAVNHNKYNPEDPLKIVIETKDNFIIVRNNLNPRLKTEPSTQTGLKNLKRRYELISMQQVAVITENGEFIVKIPSLKQSDYESFTV, from the coding sequence ATGAATAGAATAAGAAAATTCTGGCTTCGGTTTTGGGTGGTTTTTCTTATTCAGATAGTCATTAAAAGTTTTGATCAATCATTTCCACACGGGCCATTTGAGGTAAATATCCGGAGCCTGGTGTTTACACTGTTTTTTTTGGCTTATGGATTGCTTATTTGGTGGATTGCTGATTTTTTAAATGATTATTTTCATCATTTGACAAAAAGCCTAAAAAAGGAAGTAAATCGTATTGTTATACTTACATCTCTGCACGGAATTTTAGGCTTTGTTCTTTCAGCTTCTTTAAATCATTTGTATCGCCTGGGTGATGTTTATCTGTTCGGGAATGCAGAAAACTGGAATCAGATAGCATTGCTAAATCCGGAACTAACAGTGGCTTTAACCAGTTTGTATCTACTGATACTTGGTTTCGACGGTTATTTTGAAACGCAAAGAAATCTCCAAAGTGAAAAATTGAAGGCACAGGAATTGGAGAAGGAAAATCTACTGGCGCAATACAAAGCTTTAAAGGCGCAAATTGAACCTCATTTTTTGTTTAACAGCCTAAGTGTACTTTCTTCACTGGTTTATGAGGATGCCGATCTTTCAGCCGATTTTATAGTGAAAATGTCGAAAACCCTGCGATATATTATTGAAAAAAATGAATTTCATCTTGTTAAACTTTCCGAAGAGCTCGATTTTCTGGACTCCTACTATTTTCTTATCAAAACCCGGCTCGATAATGGTGTTTTTCTTGAAACCCGGCTTACAAAGTCTTTTATTGAAAACACATATATACCACCGGTAACTTTACAACTATTGGTTGAAAATGCGGTGAACCATAACAAATATAATCCGGAGGATCCTTTGAAGATAGTTATAGAAACAAAAGATAATTTTATAATTGTAAGAAACAATCTGAATCCGCGACTTAAAACTGAACCGTCCACACAAACTGGTTTGAAAAACCTAAAAAGAAGATATGAACTCATTTCAATGCAGCAAGTTGCAGTAATTACAGAGAATGGTGAGTTTATTGTTAAAATACCGTCGTTAAAACAATCAGATTATGAAAGTTTTACTGTTTGA
- a CDS encoding efflux RND transporter permease subunit: MWLRVSSIILRNKILLLVVLVVITGFLGYHAQKVEMSYEYSSLLPKKDQAYKDYQNFVEVFGEEGNLIVIGTQDSNFFHLAHFHRWQRLCAELSAIDGVENLISVANSYNLVKDTEKKQFEVVKVFPDTLQSQKELDEYATVLRSLPFYDRLLYNKETDAYLLAITVNKEKMKSKEREKLIRSIQKVSRQFEKDEDIKLHYSGLPYIRVVNSIQIKKELYFFSVLALAICIIVLFIFFRSFKAVFFPVLIVLIGVVWSMGMLALFGFKITLLTGMIPPLLIVIGIPNSIYMLNKFHHEFVSHGNKVKALQRVIIKIGNATFLTNLTTASGFATFIIVKSNLLKEFGIIASLNIMGLFVLSLLLIPIIFSFIEPPSSKHVKHLDNKFISKIISQLINITQNRRKTVYVATTIILAGGFYGISLMKTSGYMVDDIPKDDPIYIDLKFFESNFDGLMPLEIMIDTKKAKGVMQMTTFRKIDQLETRLAEYPELSSSLSLLNLLKFAKQGFYNGRENYYSLPNNREKNFILQYAQTGEENANLLHSFMDSTQQITRVSIRMKDVGTKRMEELYADFKSDIDSIFTSDNYDVIVTGSSVTSFKGTQYLLKNLFQSLALAIFLISGFMAIMFSSWRMVIMSLIPNVIPLVFTAAIMGYADIPIKASTILVFSIAFGISVDNTIHFLAKYRQELNVTGWDIGKSVILALKETGVSMLYTSVVLFFGFGIFSLSSFGGTVALGVLVSIALLVAVTSNLILLPSLLASLERITTTKSFKEPLLHIYDEEEDIELEDLEISYKEEENKK, encoded by the coding sequence ATGTGGCTTAGGGTTTCCAGCATTATCCTTCGGAATAAAATTTTATTGCTTGTCGTTTTGGTTGTAATAACCGGCTTTTTGGGTTATCATGCACAAAAGGTTGAAATGTCGTACGAATATTCGTCGTTACTTCCCAAAAAGGATCAGGCATACAAGGACTATCAAAATTTTGTTGAAGTTTTTGGCGAAGAAGGAAATCTGATTGTTATCGGAACACAAGATTCCAATTTTTTTCATCTTGCCCATTTTCATCGCTGGCAAAGGTTGTGTGCCGAGCTTTCAGCAATTGATGGCGTGGAAAACCTGATTTCGGTTGCAAATTCCTACAATCTTGTAAAGGATACTGAAAAGAAACAGTTTGAGGTTGTTAAGGTATTTCCCGATACACTGCAATCGCAAAAAGAACTGGATGAATATGCCACAGTTTTGCGGAGTTTACCTTTTTACGACCGGCTTCTTTACAATAAGGAAACGGATGCTTATCTGCTTGCGATTACAGTAAACAAAGAAAAAATGAAGTCAAAGGAACGGGAAAAACTCATTCGTTCCATTCAAAAAGTCAGTCGTCAGTTTGAAAAAGACGAAGACATAAAATTACACTATTCCGGTTTGCCATACATTCGTGTGGTTAATTCCATTCAAATTAAAAAGGAGCTGTATTTTTTTAGCGTTCTTGCGCTGGCTATTTGTATTATCGTTTTATTTATATTTTTCCGCTCTTTCAAAGCTGTATTTTTTCCGGTACTTATTGTTTTAATTGGTGTGGTTTGGTCGATGGGAATGTTGGCGCTGTTTGGTTTTAAAATAACCTTACTTACCGGAATGATTCCTCCGCTGCTGATTGTAATTGGTATTCCCAACAGTATTTACATGTTGAATAAGTTTCACCATGAGTTTGTAAGCCACGGAAACAAAGTAAAGGCGCTTCAACGGGTAATCATAAAAATTGGGAATGCAACGTTTTTAACGAACCTGACAACAGCTTCCGGTTTTGCCACTTTTATTATCGTAAAAAGTAATTTGTTGAAGGAGTTCGGAATTATTGCCTCTTTAAATATCATGGGGCTTTTTGTTCTTTCTCTGTTATTGATTCCAATTATTTTCAGTTTTATTGAGCCGCCTTCGTCAAAGCATGTCAAGCATCTGGATAATAAGTTTATATCAAAGATAATCTCGCAGCTGATAAACATTACTCAAAATCGTCGGAAAACTGTGTACGTAGCCACAACAATAATTCTTGCCGGAGGATTTTATGGCATTTCTCTGATGAAAACTTCAGGTTACATGGTTGACGATATTCCCAAAGATGATCCGATATATATTGACTTGAAATTTTTTGAAAGTAATTTCGACGGGCTGATGCCGCTGGAAATTATGATAGATACAAAAAAAGCCAAAGGAGTGATGCAGATGACAACTTTCAGAAAGATCGATCAGTTGGAGACACGACTCGCTGAATATCCCGAGCTTTCCTCTTCACTTTCATTGCTGAATTTGCTGAAATTTGCAAAACAGGGTTTTTATAATGGTCGCGAAAACTATTACAGTTTGCCCAATAACCGAGAGAAAAATTTTATTCTTCAATACGCTCAAACCGGTGAGGAAAATGCAAACCTTCTGCACTCGTTTATGGACAGTACACAGCAGATTACGCGAGTAAGTATTCGCATGAAAGATGTTGGAACCAAACGGATGGAAGAATTGTATGCTGATTTTAAATCGGATATTGATTCAATATTTACGTCTGATAATTACGATGTTATTGTAACCGGTTCAAGTGTGACTTCCTTCAAAGGGACACAGTATCTTTTGAAAAACTTATTTCAGAGTCTGGCGCTGGCAATTTTTCTGATTTCGGGTTTTATGGCCATTATGTTTTCTTCCTGGAGAATGGTAATTATGTCGCTTATTCCAAATGTAATTCCGCTGGTTTTTACCGCGGCAATAATGGGTTATGCCGATATTCCCATAAAAGCCTCCACAATATTGGTATTTAGTATTGCTTTTGGTATTTCGGTAGACAACACTATCCATTTTTTGGCCAAATACAGGCAGGAGTTAAATGTAACCGGCTGGGATATCGGAAAGTCTGTTATTCTGGCTTTAAAAGAAACGGGAGTGAGCATGCTTTATACTTCGGTTGTGTTGTTTTTTGGGTTTGGAATTTTTTCGCTTTCCAGTTTTGGAGGGACTGTTGCATTGGGGGTTCTGGTTTCCATTGCTTTGCTGGTAGCGGTTACATCCAATTTGATTTTACTGCCTTCGCTCCTGGCGAGTTTGGAAAGAATAACTACAACCAAATCGTTTAAAGAACCGTTATTACATATTTACGACGAGGAAGAAGATATTGAACTGGAGGACTTGGAGATATCGTACAAAGAAGAAGAAAATAAGAAGTAG